TGCGCGAGGCCAAACAGCGTACCGACTGGATCGACAGCAATGAGAGCTATGAGAGCGTGGTGTTGAATTACGTCCGGCACTTGCTATCTCCTGAGAACACGCTGTTCCTGCATGATTTCGCGTCCTCCCTGCAACCCTTTATCCGCGCCGGGCTGATGAACAGTCTGAGCCAGACGGTGATCAAACTGACGGCGCCGGGCGTACCGGATATCTATCAGGGAAGCGAGGCGCTTAACTTTAGCCTGGTCGACCCGGATAACCGACTGGAGCCAGACTTTGCCACGCTGAGGCAAAACCTGGGCAGCGCTGATGCGACGCTCTTTGCTGACGAACGGCAATGGCGAAACGGCAGGGTGAAGCAGTATGTCACCGCCACGCTGTTACGCGTCCGGCAGCACTATTTATCGCTGTTCCGCTATGGTGACTGGCTGCCGCTGAAGGTCAGCGGCGAGCGCGAGGAAAACCTGATTGTCTACGCGCGCGTGAAGGACGGGGAGGCGCTGATTGTTGCCGTACCCCTTCTGGTTTTTGCTACCCCCACAAACGAAACGCTGTGGGCCAACACCTCGGTTGCCATCCCCGCAGAACTTTCCGGGAAACGCTACCGGGATCTGTTTACCGGTGAACGCCGGGAGCTGCGGGAGACGCTGGATTTAACGTCTGAAACAGGAAGTTTGTTAGTTCTGCTTACCTGCGAATAATCGTGGAGAACGAAAATGGCAAAGGATAACAGGTTTGAAATTCGGGCTGGTCACGGCCAGCAGCTCGGCGCAAATTACGACGGGAAAGGGGTTAACTTCGCCCTGTTTTCTGCCCACGCCGAGCGGGTGGAACTCTGTCTGTTCGACCCCTCCGGCAAAACGGAAATCGCGCGGCTGGAGCTGCCGGAATATACCCACGAGATCTGGCACGGCTATGTGCCGGACCTGAAGCCCGGCGCGCTGTATGGCTATCGCGTCTACGGGCCGTATGACCCGGAAAACGGGCATCGCTTTAACCCGCATAAGCTGCTGATCGATCCCTATGCCTGTGAACTGGTGGGCGATATCGACTGGAATGACGCCCATTTTGGCTACGAGCTGGGTCATGACGCGCTGGATCTGAGCTTTGATACGCGGGACAGCGCGCCGTTCACCCCAAAATGCAGGGTCATCGATCCCAATGCGTTTGACTGGCAGGACCATCAGCGGCCAGCGATCCCCTGGCCGCATACTGTGGTTTATGAGAGCCATGTGAAAGGCTTTACCCAGCTCAACCCGGCGATACCGCCCGAGCTGCGCGGCACCTTTGAAGGCATGGGGCATAAAGCCTCGGTCGATTACATTAAAAGTCTGGGTATCACCGCCGTCGAGCTGCTGCCGGTTCACTGGTTCCCGGACGATCAGCACCTGCTGGACCGCGGCCTGAAGAATTTCTGGGGCTATAACACGCTGGGCTTTTTTGCCCCCGCGTCACGCTATTACGGCCCGGCGGGGATCCAGGGTTTTCGCGATATGGTGCGCGCTTACCATGACGCGGGTATCGAGGTGATTCTGGACGTGGTCTATAACCACACGGCAGAGGGCAATGAGCTTGGCCCGACGCTCTCGTTCAAGGGTATCGATAACTACAGCTATTACCGCACCTTGCCGGATCAGCATCGCTATTACATCAATGACACCGGCACGGGGAATACGGTGAACACCTCACACCCGCGAGTGCTGCAGATGGTGATGGATTCGCTGCGCTACTGGGCGGAATCGATGCATATCGACGGTTTTCGCTTCGATCTGGGCACGATACTGGGGCGCGAGCCAGAAGGGTTCGATCCGCGCGGTGGCTTCTTTGATGCCATGACCCAGGATCCGGTTTTATCAAAACTCAAGCTCATCGGTGAGCCCTGGGATATCGGCCCCGGCGGCTATCAGGTGGGCGGATTCCCGCCCGGCTGGGGCGAGTGGAACGACAAATATCGCGATACCGTTCGCGAATACTGGCGGGGCGATAACGTCCCCACTGATTTTGCCGCCCGCATGCTGGGCTCGGGCGATCTCTATGATTTACGCGGTCGTCGCCCGTGGGCCAGCGTCAACTTTATTACCGCGCATGACGGCTTCACGCTGAACGATCTGGTGTCGTACAACGAGAAACACAATGCCGATAACGGTGAAGAGAACAACGACGGGCACAACGATAACCGCGCGTATAACTACGGCGAGGAAGGCCCGACCGAGAACCCCGACATTATTGCCATCCGTGAGCGGCAGAAACGGAACTTCCTCACCACGCTGTTGTTCTCCCACGGTACACCGATGCTGCTGGCCGGGGATGAGTTTGGCCGAACGCAAAAAGGGAACAACAACGGCTATTGCCAGGACAGCGAGATCTCGTGGATCAACTGGAAAGGGTTATCAGAAAACGACGTCGCGCTGCGCGAGTTTACCCGGCACCTGATTGCGCTTCGCGCGAAACAGCCGCTGCTGCGCCGGGAGAGCTGGCGCGACGGCCTTGAGATCCGCTGGTTCAACGCCGGAGGAGGACCGCAGCAGTCAGAACACTGGGAGGAGGGCTCGACGCTCGGCGTCTCCATCAGCCGGCCCGATCTTATTCAGGAGGAGGGGATCTGGCACGACGTACTGATGCTGTTCAATCCGTTCGAAGGCGCCGTGTCGTTCCAGATCCCGCAGTTTGGGGAAGGTGGCTGGGTGCTGGAACTCTCCACGGCAGGGGACGTTGC
This region of Enterobacter cloacae complex sp. R_G8 genomic DNA includes:
- the glgX gene encoding glycogen debranching protein GlgX; the encoded protein is MAKDNRFEIRAGHGQQLGANYDGKGVNFALFSAHAERVELCLFDPSGKTEIARLELPEYTHEIWHGYVPDLKPGALYGYRVYGPYDPENGHRFNPHKLLIDPYACELVGDIDWNDAHFGYELGHDALDLSFDTRDSAPFTPKCRVIDPNAFDWQDHQRPAIPWPHTVVYESHVKGFTQLNPAIPPELRGTFEGMGHKASVDYIKSLGITAVELLPVHWFPDDQHLLDRGLKNFWGYNTLGFFAPASRYYGPAGIQGFRDMVRAYHDAGIEVILDVVYNHTAEGNELGPTLSFKGIDNYSYYRTLPDQHRYYINDTGTGNTVNTSHPRVLQMVMDSLRYWAESMHIDGFRFDLGTILGREPEGFDPRGGFFDAMTQDPVLSKLKLIGEPWDIGPGGYQVGGFPPGWGEWNDKYRDTVREYWRGDNVPTDFAARMLGSGDLYDLRGRRPWASVNFITAHDGFTLNDLVSYNEKHNADNGEENNDGHNDNRAYNYGEEGPTENPDIIAIRERQKRNFLTTLLFSHGTPMLLAGDEFGRTQKGNNNGYCQDSEISWINWKGLSENDVALREFTRHLIALRAKQPLLRRESWRDGLEIRWFNAGGGPQQSEHWEEGSTLGVSISRPDLIQEEGIWHDVLMLFNPFEGAVSFQIPQFGEGGWVLELSTAGDVATGEVITRTVDYELAGRSITLFRRP